One part of the Bacteroidia bacterium genome encodes these proteins:
- a CDS encoding adenosylcobalamin-dependent ribonucleoside-diphosphate reductase has translation MTPSQTHKTKDAALTSYSYEEVLAQAIDYFNGDELAANVWINKYALKDSWGNIYDRTPEDMHNRLASELHRIEKKYPKPYSREEIYEALKDFKYIVPQGGPMTGIGNQFQVVSLSNCFVIGQDGSADSYGGVMKIDEEQVQLMKRRGGVGHDLSHIRPKGSPVMNSALSSTGVVPFMERYSNSTREVAQDGRRGALMLSISVKHPDAEHFIDAKMDGTKVTGANVSVRIDDAFMKAVKEQKEYKQQYPIDAKKPMVSKEINAKALWDKIIHNAWSSAEPGILFWDTVTRESIPDCYADLGFKTVSTNPCGEIPLCPYDSCRLLAINLYSFVENPFTPEAKFDFEKFKKYVYMAQRIMDDIVDLEMEKIDKILEKINSDPEGEEIKRTERILWEKIKDKCREGRRTGVGITAEGDMLAALDLRYGTDEALAFSEKVHRTLAVNAYRSSVDMAKDRGAFPIFDAEREKNNPFIKRLRKANKSLYDDMVKYGRRNIALLTVAPTGTTSLMTQTSSGIEPVFLVSYKRRRKVNPNDKSVKVDFVDEVGDAWEEYHVFHHKFLTWLEVNGFDREEVEKLDEEELTHLIERSPYFKATSNDVDWVNKVKMQGAIQKWVDHSISVTVNVPNDISEEMVAKIYETGWEVGCKGITIYRDGSRSGVLIADNKQEKEASEFQETTAPKRPEKLEAQVVRFQNNLEKWVAVVGLLNDRPYEIFTGRAEDSFSILSQVDQGWVIKSKDEKARNRYDFQYVDKDGYKITIEGLSRTFDKEYWNYAKLISGVLRHGMPLPFVVHMVGTLHLDAEYLNTWKNGVVRALKRFIADGTAAVENACTECGHDSLVYQEGCLTCKNCGYTKCE, from the coding sequence ATGACTCCATCCCAAACCCACAAAACTAAAGACGCTGCTCTCACGTCATACTCTTACGAAGAGGTCCTTGCTCAAGCCATTGATTATTTTAACGGAGACGAACTCGCCGCCAACGTATGGATCAACAAATATGCTCTCAAGGATTCTTGGGGAAACATATATGATCGCACACCAGAAGACATGCACAACCGTCTGGCTTCGGAATTACATAGAATTGAAAAAAAATACCCCAAACCCTATTCAAGAGAAGAGATTTATGAAGCCTTAAAAGACTTCAAGTACATTGTTCCTCAGGGAGGACCGATGACGGGTATCGGCAACCAGTTCCAGGTAGTTTCTTTGTCTAATTGCTTTGTGATTGGACAAGATGGTTCTGCTGATTCCTATGGAGGGGTGATGAAAATCGACGAAGAACAAGTACAACTGATGAAACGCCGTGGAGGAGTAGGACATGACCTGTCTCACATCCGTCCCAAAGGGAGTCCGGTTATGAACAGTGCCCTGAGTTCTACCGGAGTAGTTCCTTTCATGGAGCGTTATTCAAATTCTACCCGCGAGGTTGCTCAGGATGGCCGCCGCGGAGCTTTGATGCTTTCTATTTCGGTTAAGCACCCGGATGCTGAGCATTTCATCGATGCCAAAATGGATGGAACCAAAGTTACCGGTGCCAATGTATCCGTTCGGATCGACGATGCTTTCATGAAAGCAGTCAAAGAACAAAAAGAGTACAAACAACAATATCCCATCGATGCTAAAAAGCCGATGGTAAGTAAAGAAATCAATGCCAAGGCTTTGTGGGACAAGATCATCCACAATGCCTGGTCTTCTGCTGAACCAGGTATCCTCTTCTGGGATACCGTGACCCGCGAATCTATCCCCGATTGCTATGCAGATCTTGGTTTTAAAACCGTTTCTACGAATCCATGCGGCGAAATTCCTCTTTGTCCGTATGATTCCTGCCGACTCTTAGCAATAAACTTATACAGTTTCGTAGAGAATCCTTTCACCCCAGAAGCAAAATTTGACTTCGAAAAGTTCAAGAAATACGTTTACATGGCGCAGCGCATCATGGACGACATTGTAGATCTTGAAATGGAAAAGATTGACAAGATTCTGGAGAAGATCAATTCTGATCCTGAAGGAGAAGAAATCAAGCGAACAGAAAGAATTCTTTGGGAAAAAATAAAAGACAAGTGTAGAGAAGGAAGAAGAACAGGAGTAGGTATCACAGCAGAAGGTGATATGCTGGCTGCACTTGATCTCCGCTATGGTACTGACGAGGCCCTTGCTTTCTCAGAAAAAGTACATCGCACCCTGGCTGTAAATGCCTATCGTTCTTCTGTTGATATGGCAAAAGATCGTGGAGCTTTCCCGATCTTCGATGCCGAGAGAGAAAAGAACAACCCTTTCATCAAACGTCTTCGCAAGGCCAACAAGAGCCTCTATGATGATATGGTGAAATATGGTCGTAGAAATATCGCCTTATTAACGGTAGCTCCTACAGGAACCACTAGTCTGATGACCCAGACTTCTTCAGGTATTGAGCCCGTATTCCTGGTTTCTTACAAGCGTCGTCGTAAAGTGAATCCTAATGACAAGAGTGTAAAGGTTGACTTTGTCGATGAAGTAGGAGATGCCTGGGAAGAATATCATGTATTCCACCACAAATTCCTGACCTGGTTAGAGGTTAATGGATTTGACCGCGAAGAAGTGGAAAAACTCGATGAAGAAGAATTAACTCATTTGATAGAGAGGTCACCCTACTTTAAAGCCACTTCTAACGATGTGGACTGGGTGAATAAAGTGAAAATGCAAGGTGCAATTCAGAAATGGGTGGACCACTCTATCAGTGTTACCGTAAACGTACCCAATGATATCTCTGAGGAAATGGTCGCCAAGATCTATGAGACAGGTTGGGAAGTGGGTTGTAAAGGAATCACCATCTACCGTGATGGATCTCGTTCTGGTGTATTGATCGCTGATAATAAGCAGGAGAAAGAAGCCAGTGAGTTCCAGGAAACTACGGCTCCCAAGCGTCCTGAAAAACTGGAAGCTCAGGTAGTTCGTTTCCAAAACAACCTGGAGAAATGGGTAGCCGTTGTTGGCTTGCTCAATGACAGACCCTATGAGATCTTTACCGGACGTGCAGAAGATTCTTTCTCTATCCTTTCTCAGGTAGATCAGGGATGGGTGATCAAGAGTAAAGACGAAAAGGCACGCAATCGCTATGATTTCCAGTATGTAGATAAAGATGGTTATAAGATCACTATCGAAGGACTTTCACGGACCTTTGACAAAGAATACTGGAACTACGCCAAGCTGATTTCAGGAGTATTGCGTCATGGTATGCCATTGCCATTCGTAGTACACATGGTAGGTACTTTGCACCTGGATGCAGAATATCTCAACACCTGGAAGAACGGAGTGGTACGGGCTTTGAAGCGTTTTATCGCAGATGGAACCGCTGCGGTTGAAAATGCTTGTACAGAATGTGGACATGATAGCCTCGTGTATCAGGAAGGATGTCTCACCTGTAAGAATTGTGGCTATACAAAATGCGAGTAA
- a CDS encoding DNA gyrase/topoisomerase IV subunit A translates to MSDKSPNGQNNGSEAVSTPVAGMYKDYFLDYASYVILERAVPMIEDGFKPVQRRIMHAMKEMDDGRFHKVANIIGQTMQFHPHGDAAIGDALVNLGQKDLLIDCQGNWGDTRTGDRAAAARYIEARLSKFALEVSFNPKITDWQASYDGRKKEPVSLPVKFPMVLAQGVDGIAVGLSTKILPHNFQELIKASIAVLKGKRTKLMPDFPNGGMIDASNYNGGKRGGKVRCRANIEVKDKSTLLVKDIPYGVTTTGLIDSIIKANDKGKIKVRKVLDNTAAEVEIQIDLPSGVSPDVTIDALYAFTDCEVSISPNACIIINETPHFLTVDEILNLSTDHTKELLRLELEVRLSELKEKLLFSSLEKIFIENRIYRDIEECETWEAVIETIDKGLDPYKKQFYREITEEDIVRLTEIRIKRISKFNAFKADELIRSLEEQIAEIEHHLANLVEYAISYFEDLLAKYGKDKERKAELMTFDNIQITQVAVANQKLYVNRKEGFVGYGLKKDEFVRECSDLDDVIVFRGDGKYLVTRVQDKAFVGKDIIHVDVWKKGNERKVYHAVYRDPKEGKNYIKRFAVTAITRDREYDVTKGNKGSKLLYFQAHLNSESEVITVNLTQSCRAKKKVFDFDLSTLAIKGRASQGNVLSKYPVRKIIQKSVGASTLGGRKIWYDETVGRLNVNERGTFLGEFDTEDRIVTIYKDGSYELGNFELTNRYDLGKVSFLVKLSKELVFTAVHYEGKQKEYYVKRFQIETSTMDKKFTFISEEGGSKLVFASIKENPHVSYKVGKGRNKELVEKSLADFIDVKGWKAMGNKLDRRQVSAVKELVVKEAEKESLKSGESIEWSGDDLKPDGQAELF, encoded by the coding sequence ATGAGTGATAAGTCCCCAAATGGTCAGAACAATGGATCAGAAGCAGTAAGTACACCTGTTGCGGGAATGTATAAAGATTATTTCCTCGATTACGCCTCATATGTAATCCTGGAAAGAGCTGTACCTATGATTGAAGATGGGTTTAAGCCGGTACAGCGGAGAATTATGCACGCCATGAAGGAAATGGATGATGGCCGTTTCCATAAAGTTGCAAATATAATTGGGCAAACCATGCAGTTTCACCCCCATGGGGATGCTGCCATAGGTGATGCCCTGGTCAACCTCGGACAAAAAGACCTGCTCATCGATTGTCAGGGAAACTGGGGAGATACCCGTACAGGTGATAGAGCGGCTGCCGCTCGTTATATCGAAGCAAGGCTTTCCAAATTTGCGCTGGAGGTTTCCTTCAATCCCAAAATCACGGATTGGCAGGCATCTTATGATGGAAGGAAAAAAGAACCGGTTTCTCTTCCTGTAAAATTCCCCATGGTGCTTGCACAGGGAGTAGACGGGATTGCCGTAGGTCTTTCCACCAAAATCCTTCCGCACAATTTTCAGGAACTTATTAAAGCTTCCATCGCTGTCCTGAAAGGTAAGCGGACCAAATTAATGCCCGATTTTCCTAATGGAGGAATGATTGATGCCTCTAATTATAATGGAGGAAAAAGAGGGGGAAAAGTCAGGTGCCGGGCGAATATAGAAGTAAAAGATAAAAGCACCCTGCTGGTCAAAGATATTCCTTATGGAGTAACTACTACTGGATTGATTGACTCCATTATCAAAGCGAATGATAAAGGAAAAATCAAGGTCAGAAAAGTACTCGATAATACAGCAGCTGAAGTCGAAATACAGATTGATTTACCTTCCGGTGTTTCTCCGGATGTTACCATTGATGCGCTATATGCTTTTACAGATTGCGAGGTTTCAATCTCTCCCAATGCCTGTATCATCATAAACGAGACGCCTCACTTCCTGACGGTCGATGAAATCCTCAATCTTTCCACGGATCATACAAAAGAACTGCTCCGCCTGGAATTGGAAGTACGGCTTTCAGAATTGAAAGAGAAATTACTCTTCTCATCTTTGGAAAAAATCTTTATTGAAAATCGCATATATCGGGATATCGAGGAGTGTGAAACCTGGGAAGCGGTTATCGAAACCATCGACAAAGGATTAGATCCTTACAAAAAGCAGTTTTATCGGGAGATAACCGAAGAAGATATCGTCAGATTGACGGAGATACGCATCAAGCGAATTTCAAAATTCAATGCCTTCAAAGCAGATGAGCTTATTCGTTCCCTCGAAGAGCAAATCGCCGAAATTGAGCATCACCTCGCCAATTTGGTAGAATATGCCATTTCTTATTTTGAAGACCTTTTAGCCAAATACGGAAAAGATAAAGAACGTAAGGCTGAATTGATGACTTTCGACAATATCCAGATTACTCAGGTCGCTGTTGCGAATCAAAAACTGTATGTCAATCGCAAAGAAGGATTTGTAGGCTATGGCTTGAAGAAAGATGAATTTGTAAGAGAGTGTTCAGACCTGGACGATGTGATCGTCTTTAGAGGGGATGGAAAATACCTGGTTACCCGTGTGCAGGATAAAGCTTTTGTGGGGAAAGATATCATTCATGTGGATGTCTGGAAGAAAGGGAATGAACGCAAAGTATATCATGCGGTCTATCGCGATCCTAAAGAAGGGAAAAATTACATCAAGAGATTTGCTGTAACGGCTATCACCCGGGATCGAGAATATGACGTTACCAAAGGAAATAAGGGCTCAAAACTGCTCTATTTCCAGGCACACCTCAATAGTGAATCAGAAGTCATTACAGTTAACCTTACGCAAAGTTGTAGAGCCAAAAAGAAAGTCTTTGATTTTGACCTTTCCACACTCGCTATCAAAGGCCGGGCTTCTCAAGGAAACGTACTGAGCAAATATCCAGTTAGAAAGATCATCCAAAAATCTGTTGGAGCTTCAACTCTGGGAGGAAGGAAGATATGGTATGATGAAACGGTAGGTCGTCTGAATGTAAATGAGAGAGGAACCTTCCTTGGTGAATTTGATACAGAGGATCGCATCGTTACCATCTACAAAGATGGAAGCTATGAATTGGGCAATTTCGAGCTCACCAATAGATATGATCTCGGAAAAGTCAGTTTCCTCGTGAAACTTTCCAAAGAACTGGTCTTTACGGCTGTCCACTATGAAGGGAAACAAAAGGAATATTATGTGAAGAGGTTCCAAATCGAGACTAGTACCATGGATAAAAAATTCACCTTCATCAGTGAAGAAGGGGGATCTAAATTGGTATTCGCATCGATAAAAGAAAATCCTCACGTTAGCTATAAAGTCGGTAAAGGAAGAAACAAAGAGCTGGTTGAAAAAAGCCTGGCTGATTTCATCGATGTAAAAGGCTGGAAAGCAATGGGGAATAAGTTGGATAGAAGGCAGGTAAGTGCAGTGAAAGAGTTGGTCGTGAAAGAAGCAGAAAAAGAAAGCCTGAAATCCGGTGAATCTATCGAATGGTCAGGAGATGATCTGAAACCTGATGGACAGGCCGAACTATTTTAA
- a CDS encoding tetratricopeptide repeat protein, whose translation MREGIFLIAVCLLFSCSGPSTPKGLKSQIADLEQKIDSLEKQNSRENVAVLNESRQKLAMTYESYADENKDTDSIQSEEYLALAASLYQNTLQQLDKALALNDKIIADYPESERAIFALFNKGYIYNNYIRDTSMAKSIYTDFIAKYPNHKLATDASVELQFLGKSAKEMLEEIQKRNQEQSE comes from the coding sequence ATGCGTGAAGGAATCTTCCTAATAGCTGTATGCTTGCTTTTTTCCTGCTCTGGTCCAAGTACTCCCAAAGGCTTAAAATCTCAAATCGCTGATCTTGAGCAAAAAATAGATAGCCTTGAAAAGCAAAATAGCCGCGAAAATGTGGCTGTTTTAAACGAAAGTCGCCAGAAACTGGCTATGACTTATGAGAGCTATGCGGATGAGAATAAGGATACAGATAGTATTCAGTCTGAAGAATACCTGGCACTTGCCGCCAGTCTTTATCAAAACACTTTGCAGCAACTCGACAAAGCTTTGGCTTTGAATGATAAAATTATTGCGGATTATCCCGAGAGTGAAAGGGCCATTTTTGCCCTCTTCAATAAAGGCTATATCTACAATAACTATATACGGGATACCAGTATGGCGAAATCGATCTATACAGATTTTATTGCCAAATATCCCAATCATAAGCTGGCTACCGATGCCAGCGTGGAGTTGCAGTTTTTGGGTAAATCTGCGAAAGAAATGCTGGAAGAAATCCAGAAAAGGAATCAGGAGCAGTCAGAATAA
- a CDS encoding sugar transferase, whose amino-acid sequence MAYRIRDIIIASLALILLSPVFLLICISLWLTQERIFFVQQRPGLNEKPFFLIKFSTMDDVEPGKDEFDMQLDRLTFIGKYLRSWSLDELPQLINVMKGEMSLVGPRPLLMEYVPLYTEKEHKRHAVLPGITGWAQINGRNALSFKQKFAHDLWYVENRSFWLDFKIMFLTFWKVLIREDIHANDFTTSARYDGTN is encoded by the coding sequence TTGGCCTATAGAATTCGTGATATCATCATTGCATCTCTGGCACTCATCCTTTTGAGTCCGGTTTTTTTGTTGATCTGTATCAGCCTTTGGCTGACACAGGAACGAATCTTTTTTGTCCAGCAAAGGCCTGGCTTGAATGAAAAGCCTTTCTTCCTCATCAAATTCAGCACCATGGATGATGTAGAGCCAGGTAAGGATGAATTTGATATGCAACTGGATAGACTCACCTTTATAGGGAAATACCTGCGAAGCTGGTCTTTGGACGAATTACCCCAACTGATCAATGTCATGAAGGGAGAAATGAGTTTGGTTGGACCGAGACCTCTCCTCATGGAATACGTTCCCCTCTACACCGAGAAAGAACATAAACGTCATGCAGTTTTGCCAGGGATCACCGGTTGGGCCCAAATAAATGGAAGGAATGCCCTCTCTTTCAAACAGAAGTTTGCCCATGACCTGTGGTATGTAGAAAATCGATCCTTTTGGCTGGACTTCAAGATCATGTTTCTGACTTTTTGGAAAGTCCTCATTCGCGAAGATATCCACGCAAATGATTTTACGACCTCTGCCCGCTATGATGGGACCAATTAA
- a CDS encoding outer membrane beta-barrel family protein — MHKLTTLLLILLYGGVELVAQSGKISARISDEEGLQNFAFAEIALYQLPDSNLIDGTLADSIGNFSLKRIPNGSFYLAISFLGYETTYSSSFEVKAGQSLDLGVFKMKANELLLEEIEISGRKKSSFHQADRQIFSADQYRQAQGGSASDLLKNLPSLSMDALGNISLRGSSGFILMVNGKRLEGDPLVFLNQISANSIENIEIITTASAKYDPDGKAGIINIQTRQSALNGLYILGNLQLGLPSIEDYDNKEQARRYGADVTINYKNGKWDLATGLDYRRNDIGGRRVGYVNTYQNEILTEFPSYGERSFDRESYSARFSAVYSPTKKQSISTSIYAGKRTQYRTADILYDFQQRSFIPEENFLGPQAYWDLYQSQGRVLEGSQQISELTYFNENLRVRKGDFLIGALDYDLKFTDNSSLKLSGLYERTILGGPTDNNSLAWPNTRDTLQLQVNDNDNPLDGLRLQADYSRKWGDLNWESGYQYRYLSHPGDFIYLDKNLQTGEWIPNPTFTNRIELKRTIHSIYNQFSGKENKLSYSGGLRLEYMDREVRTASPDTLYSLDLLSLFPNLSLSYDLGDGFLLKGGYSRRIQRTTTFKMTPFPEREHSETLEQGDAELLPEFVNQIEAGLVKNWGEDNAFLSLYYRKVRDVINRVNSIYNDSILNRIYTNAGNAQAFGLEMGSSFHLSPKWNLYLGGNVYNYRIKGDLFGERINTSNTIFSFNASSSYQFSSSFDIQAAFNYLSRRVTAQGEDSRFYNPSLTIRKSFLNNRLSFNLQWTFIDMGILESNEQRITTLRNNFYTTTNYIYEVDVIRVGLTYRLNQASKKVKLIKSEFGDKEF; from the coding sequence ATGCATAAACTAACTACCTTACTACTAATTCTCCTGTATGGAGGAGTTGAGCTAGTTGCACAATCCGGAAAAATCTCAGCAAGAATAAGCGATGAAGAGGGTTTGCAAAATTTTGCTTTTGCAGAAATCGCCTTATACCAACTCCCTGATAGCAATCTGATAGATGGGACCCTGGCAGATTCTATAGGTAATTTTTCCCTCAAACGCATTCCCAATGGCAGTTTTTATCTTGCTATTTCTTTTTTAGGCTACGAAACGACTTATTCTTCCAGTTTTGAGGTGAAGGCTGGCCAAAGCCTTGATCTGGGGGTATTCAAAATGAAAGCCAATGAGTTGTTATTAGAAGAAATAGAGATCAGTGGCCGGAAAAAATCCAGTTTTCACCAGGCAGATCGACAGATTTTTTCAGCAGATCAATACAGGCAAGCACAAGGAGGATCGGCCAGCGACCTCTTGAAAAATCTTCCCAGCCTGAGCATGGATGCTTTGGGAAATATCTCCCTCCGGGGATCAAGTGGTTTCATCTTGATGGTAAATGGGAAAAGGCTGGAAGGAGACCCTTTGGTTTTTCTCAATCAAATTTCTGCCAATTCGATAGAAAATATTGAGATCATTACAACAGCTTCTGCCAAATACGATCCTGATGGTAAGGCAGGTATTATCAACATCCAGACTCGGCAAAGTGCTTTGAATGGTCTCTATATTCTGGGAAATCTACAGCTAGGTTTGCCCAGTATTGAAGATTATGACAATAAGGAGCAAGCTCGAAGATACGGAGCCGATGTAACAATCAATTATAAAAACGGGAAGTGGGACCTGGCAACTGGCCTGGATTACAGAAGGAATGACATAGGAGGAAGAAGAGTTGGTTATGTGAATACCTATCAAAATGAAATATTAACAGAGTTTCCTTCCTATGGGGAAAGGAGTTTTGATCGTGAATCCTATAGTGCTCGCTTCTCTGCAGTTTATTCCCCAACTAAAAAGCAGTCAATTTCCACTAGCATATATGCCGGAAAGCGAACCCAATACCGAACGGCAGATATCCTCTATGATTTCCAGCAAAGAAGTTTTATCCCGGAAGAAAATTTTTTAGGACCACAAGCTTACTGGGACCTTTATCAGTCTCAGGGGCGGGTATTGGAAGGAAGTCAGCAAATCAGTGAATTAACCTACTTCAATGAAAATCTCAGAGTGAGGAAAGGTGATTTTCTGATTGGCGCCCTGGACTATGATCTGAAGTTTACGGATAACTCAAGCCTGAAATTGTCGGGCCTGTATGAAAGAACTATTTTAGGTGGCCCCACAGACAACAACAGTCTCGCCTGGCCCAATACGAGGGATACCCTTCAACTTCAGGTTAATGATAATGACAATCCCCTGGATGGACTACGTTTGCAGGCAGATTATAGCAGGAAATGGGGGGATTTGAATTGGGAAAGTGGTTATCAATATCGCTACCTTTCCCATCCCGGAGACTTCATTTACCTGGATAAGAATCTCCAAACGGGGGAGTGGATTCCCAATCCCACTTTCACCAATAGAATTGAATTGAAAAGGACGATCCATTCCATTTATAATCAGTTCAGTGGAAAAGAAAATAAACTTTCCTATTCAGGAGGTTTGCGGCTGGAATATATGGATCGAGAAGTTCGCACTGCAAGTCCCGATACCCTATATTCTCTGGATCTCCTGAGCCTTTTCCCCAACCTTAGCCTCAGCTATGATCTGGGCGATGGTTTCTTATTAAAAGGAGGATACAGTAGACGCATTCAGCGCACGACGACTTTTAAGATGACTCCTTTCCCTGAAAGAGAGCATTCAGAAACCCTGGAGCAGGGAGATGCCGAACTTTTGCCAGAATTCGTAAATCAAATTGAAGCCGGTTTGGTAAAAAACTGGGGAGAGGATAATGCATTTCTTAGCCTCTATTATCGGAAAGTTCGAGATGTAATCAATCGGGTGAATAGCATTTACAACGACAGCATCCTAAATCGGATCTATACCAATGCTGGAAATGCCCAGGCATTTGGGCTGGAAATGGGAAGTAGTTTTCACCTTAGTCCCAAATGGAACCTATATCTCGGAGGCAATGTCTATAATTATCGGATAAAAGGGGATCTCTTTGGAGAAAGGATCAACACTTCAAATACGATCTTTAGTTTCAATGCAAGTAGTTCTTATCAATTCAGTTCGAGCTTCGATATTCAGGCAGCCTTCAATTACCTTTCTCGGAGGGTAACAGCTCAGGGAGAAGATTCCCGTTTTTACAATCCCAGCCTGACGATTCGCAAATCCTTTTTGAACAATCGCCTAAGTTTCAATTTGCAATGGACTTTTATCGACATGGGCATACTTGAATCCAATGAGCAAAGAATCACAACCCTGAGAAACAATTTTTATACGACTACCAATTACATTTATGAGGTGGACGTAATAAGAGTAGGCCTGACTTACCGTCTCAATCAGGCATCTAAAAAAGTAAAGCTGATAAAAAGTGAATTTGGGGATAAAGAGTTTTAG
- the tsaB gene encoding tRNA (adenosine(37)-N6)-threonylcarbamoyltransferase complex dimerization subunit type 1 TsaB: protein MNQADEREALILAIETATAIGSIAVFEGEKLLAAMDMRRARSHARLLMPMIEQMLDYLEIKPAELSAIGVSKGPGSYTGLRVGVSTAKGLCMALDKPLLALGSLDTLALKAQKLARELDALICPMLDARRMEVYCEVFDSNLDSRMPIEAKIIENGAFEEILSEHKVIFLGDGAAKCRPILSQSSNAIILDNGLSSASDMGSALYAKFQKKDFEDLGSFEPFYLKSFVATKSKKKFF from the coding sequence ATGAATCAAGCCGATGAAAGGGAAGCGTTAATACTGGCGATTGAGACGGCTACAGCTATTGGCTCAATTGCAGTATTCGAGGGAGAAAAACTCCTGGCTGCGATGGATATGCGCAGGGCCAGAAGTCATGCCCGTTTGCTTATGCCTATGATCGAGCAAATGCTGGACTATCTGGAGATAAAACCTGCTGAACTTTCTGCCATAGGAGTAAGCAAAGGACCGGGTTCTTATACAGGTTTGCGAGTTGGCGTATCTACTGCCAAGGGATTGTGTATGGCTTTGGATAAACCCTTGCTGGCGCTGGGAAGTTTGGATACGTTGGCCCTAAAAGCACAAAAACTGGCACGTGAGCTGGATGCGCTTATCTGCCCTATGCTGGATGCCAGGCGTATGGAAGTCTATTGTGAGGTTTTTGATTCAAATTTGGATTCGCGAATGCCGATTGAGGCAAAAATCATTGAAAATGGCGCTTTTGAAGAGATTTTATCCGAGCATAAAGTGATCTTCCTTGGAGATGGAGCCGCTAAATGCAGGCCTATTTTATCTCAATCTTCAAATGCTATCATCCTCGATAATGGACTTTCCTCTGCAAGTGATATGGGGTCGGCCTTGTATGCAAAATTCCAGAAAAAAGATTTCGAGGATTTGGGAAGTTTCGAGCCATTTTATTTAAAAAGCTTCGTAGCGACTAAATCGAAAAAGAAGTTTTTCTAA